Below is a genomic region from Gemmatimonadales bacterium.
CCTCGTTCCAGAGCTGCGGGTACGCGCGGATGAAATCCTGCATGAGACGCAGGCAGGTCGGATCGTCGAGGACCTCGACCATCACGCCCCGCGAGCGGAGCAGCTCCTCGTCGCCCATGAACGTGCGGTGTTCGCCGACCACGACGCGCGGAATGCCGTATAGAAGGATGGCGCCACTGCACATCGGGCACGGGGACAGCGTGGTGTAGAGCACGCACGCGCGATAGGCCGCTGCGGGCTGGCGACCGGCGTTCTCGAGCGCGTCCATCTCCCCGTGCAATACGGCGCTGCCGCGCTGGACGCGCCGGTTGTGCCCGCGGCCGAGGATGCGCCCCTCGTGCGCGAGGACCGCGCCGATCGGGATGCCGCCTTCCGCGAGGCCTCGTTCCGCCTCCGCGACGGCCTGACGCATGAACTCGTCCATGCCGTTGCCCGGAGACGCGGCCGCGCTAGGACGCGGCCGGGTGGAACTGCTCCCTCTCGGTCGACCCCTCGAGCGCCAGCGTCGAGGCCTTGCCACCCGTCGCGATCTCGGTGATCGCGTCGAAATAGCCCGCCCCCACGAACTCCTGGTGCCGCGTCGCCTCGTAGCCGTCCTTCTCGGAGGCGAACTCGCGCGACTGCAGGTCGGCGTACGCCGCCATCCCCCGGTCCCGATAGTCCAGCGCCAGCGCGAACATGGAATGGTTGAGCGCGTGGAACGCGGAAAGCGTGACGAACTGGAACCGGTACCCCATCGCGCCTAACGTCTTCTGAAAGCCGAGCAGCTGGTCGTGGTTGAGGTGCATCTTCCAGTTGAACGACGGCGAGCAGTTGTAGGCGAGCATCTTGCCGGGGAACTTCGCGTGGATCGCCTCGGCGAACACCTCGGCCTCCTTCATGTCCGGCTTGCCCGTCTCGAACCAGAGCAGGTCCGCGTAGGGCGCATACGCGAGCCCGCGCGCGATCGCCGACTCGATGCCGGGTTGCACGCGGATGAACCCCTCGGCCGTCCGGTCGCCCAGCACGAACCGGCGGTCGTACGGGTCTATATCGTTGGCGAGGATCGTCGCCGACAGCGCGTCCGTTCGCGCGATCAGGACCGAGTCAACGCCGCATACGTCCGCCGCGAGCCGTGCCGCGATCAACTTCACCACGAATTCGCTGGTCGGCACCAGCACCTTGCCGCCCAGGTGCCCGCACTTCTTGAGCGACGCGAGCTGGTCCTCGAAGTGGACGCCCGATGCGCCCTTCCAGATCATGTGCTTCATCAGCTCGTACGAGTTGAGCAGCCCGCCGAAACCCGCCTCGGCGTCCGCCACGATCGGCACCAGCCAGTCCACCTCGTGCTCGTTCCTCAGGTGCGATATCTGGTCCGCCCGCATTAGCGCGTTGTTCAGCCGCTCCACCAGCTGCGGCACGCTGTCAGCCGGATAGAGGCTCTGGTCGGGGTAGGTCTCGAGCGCCGTGTTCACGTCGCCGGCGACCTGCCAGCCCGAGAGGTAGATGGCCTTGAGCCCCGCCTTCACCTGCTGCACCGCCTGCGCGCCGGTGAGCGCGGACAGCGCCGCGATGTAGGGCTCGTCGTGCAGCAGCTTCCAGAGCCGCGCCGCGCCCTTCCGCGCGATGGTGTGCTCGATCTCGATCGTGCCGCGCAGCCGCCAGACGTCAGCCGCGGTGTAGGTGCGCGTGATGCCCTTCCACCGCGGCGAGGTCTTCCACCGCTGCTCGAGATTCGTGACGAACGTCTTCTGGTCCATCGGGTGCTCCAGTACGGGTTCAGTCGAGGTGTTCGTAGGCCGCGATCGTGAGGAACTCGGGGTAGTCCTCGCGGGTCATCATGTCGGTGAAGAGCCTGGCGGCGAGGTCGAACTTCCCGCCGTCGAGCCGCTCCGCGCCCAGCCGGTCGCGCAGGTGCGCCAATTCCTCCGCCATCGTCTCCTGGACCAGCTCGCGCGTCACCGGCCGGCCGTCGTCGAGCTTGGCGCCGTGGCGAATCCACTGCCACACCTGGCTGCGGGAGATCTCCGCGGTCGCGGCGTCCTCCATGAGGTTGTAGATCGGGACGCAGCCGTTACCGCCCAGCCACGCCTCGAGGTACTGGATCCCAACGTCGATATTGGTGCGAAGCCCGCGCTCGGTGACGGCCCCGGCGTGCGGCATGAGCAAGTCGTGTGAAGTCACGTGGACGTCGTCCCTGCGGCGCGGGATCTGGTTGGGCGGACGCATGTGCACCTCGAAGACGTCGCGCGCGATCCCCACCAGGCCCGGGTGCGCCACCCACGTCCCGTCGTGGCCCGCCTTCACCTCGCGCAGCTTGTCGCGCCGCACCTTCTCCAGCGCCCAGTCGTTCTCGTCCGGGTCCCCCTTGATCGGGATCTGCGCCGCCATCCCGCCCATCGCGTGGATGCCGCGGCGGTGACAGGTATGGATCAGCAGCTGCACGTAAGCGTCGAGGAAGTGCCGGTCCATCGTGACCTGAGCGCGGTCCGGCAGCACGAACTCGGCCCGGTTCCTGAACGTCTTGATGAAGCTGAAGATGTAGTCCCAGCGCCCGCAGTTGAGCCCCGCCGAATGGTCCTTCAGCTCCCACAGGATCTCGTGCATCTCGAAGCCGGCGTGGATGGTCTCGATCAGCACCGTCGCCCGGATGGTGCCGCGCGGGATGCCGAGGTGGTCCTGCGCCAAGTTGAAGACGTCGTTCCAGAGTCGAGCCTCGAGGTGGCTCTGCAGCTTCGGGAGGTAAAAGTACGGCCCCTCGTCGCGCGCGATCTGCTCTTTCGCGTTGTGGAAGAAGAAGAGCCCGAAGTCGAACAGCGCCCCCGATATCGGGGCGCCGTCGACGAATAGGTGCTTCTCCTGCAGGTGCCACCCGCGCGGCCGTACGAAGAGGACCGCGGTCTCGGGCTTAAGCTCGTAACGCTTCCCTTCGGGGCCCTGAAAGGAGATCTCGCGGCGGACGGCATCACGCAGGTTGAACTGGCCGT
It encodes:
- the aceA gene encoding isocitrate lyase, which translates into the protein MDQKTFVTNLEQRWKTSPRWKGITRTYTAADVWRLRGTIEIEHTIARKGAARLWKLLHDEPYIAALSALTGAQAVQQVKAGLKAIYLSGWQVAGDVNTALETYPDQSLYPADSVPQLVERLNNALMRADQISHLRNEHEVDWLVPIVADAEAGFGGLLNSYELMKHMIWKGASGVHFEDQLASLKKCGHLGGKVLVPTSEFVVKLIAARLAADVCGVDSVLIARTDALSATILANDIDPYDRRFVLGDRTAEGFIRVQPGIESAIARGLAYAPYADLLWFETGKPDMKEAEVFAEAIHAKFPGKMLAYNCSPSFNWKMHLNHDQLLGFQKTLGAMGYRFQFVTLSAFHALNHSMFALALDYRDRGMAAYADLQSREFASEKDGYEATRHQEFVGAGYFDAITEIATGGKASTLALEGSTEREQFHPAAS
- a CDS encoding nucleoside deaminase, which gives rise to MDEFMRQAVAEAERGLAEGGIPIGAVLAHEGRILGRGHNRRVQRGSAVLHGEMDALENAGRQPAAAYRACVLYTTLSPCPMCSGAILLYGIPRVVVGEHRTFMGDEELLRSRGVMVEVLDDPTCLRLMQDFIRAYPQLWNEDIGA
- the aceB gene encoding malate synthase A, whose amino-acid sequence is MSAAAVDHRADLNASLGKGGLELRGPVSGAHAEVLTPDALAFLAALHRTFEGRRQELLARRATRQREIEAGALPDFLLETREVRESNWTVAPIPKDLQNRTVEITGPVDRKMIINALNSGANVFMADFEDSNSPTWANNLDGQFNLRDAVRREISFQGPEGKRYELKPETAVLFVRPRGWHLQEKHLFVDGAPISGALFDFGLFFFHNAKEQIARDEGPYFYLPKLQSHLEARLWNDVFNLAQDHLGIPRGTIRATVLIETIHAGFEMHEILWELKDHSAGLNCGRWDYIFSFIKTFRNRAEFVLPDRAQVTMDRHFLDAYVQLLIHTCHRRGIHAMGGMAAQIPIKGDPDENDWALEKVRRDKLREVKAGHDGTWVAHPGLVGIARDVFEVHMRPPNQIPRRRDDVHVTSHDLLMPHAGAVTERGLRTNIDVGIQYLEAWLGGNGCVPIYNLMEDAATAEISRSQVWQWIRHGAKLDDGRPVTRELVQETMAEELAHLRDRLGAERLDGGKFDLAARLFTDMMTREDYPEFLTIAAYEHLD